In Mytilus edulis chromosome 7, xbMytEdul2.2, whole genome shotgun sequence, a single genomic region encodes these proteins:
- the LOC139483238 gene encoding uncharacterized protein: MATSFQSCGVCVLRHITKPSIVWCSECDEGLCKECQEHHSLSKASMNHGVIPFTDYQKLPTDVQKISQYCSKHKKKFQVYCQKHQCPCCTKCWKESHNECRDIVELDDVIQNAKTSNALCDIEEALAEVAENIQNIRQHQQDTLSTLKEKRKEIESEIKKIRIKINNHLDNLQEDFMKQLYAIEDKENSKYYQLEREEKEVEECQRNIINIKQHATDLQMFLSMKQIEEEVSSKDKFLRSLCQDGDLKQHSIVYEINGTIQNIMSDINSFGEVNIEAKPCNIVLSTKMTKQAQIMVPIVQSRSVENIQLKIDKTISTQGDFTPGCCLLPDGRLVFTYSKKGTIKVFNLEGSKDFEMDIPCGAFDIVYIRDNNTLAVTSGESDNQCITIVDLEKKEIKKTFSLSSDNYGIVLKDNALIYSAYNKGIRMINMFDESLSDIVREETASKGYTATFRDKIYHTNRLTHTVKCYNEKGEMQWTFQNESVLHNPLGIDVDNDGNVYVVGYYSHNLVVFSPDGQLHKEVLKRSDGIKNPTALRYCGYKKQFLVANHHREARLFSFN, encoded by the coding sequence ATGGCGACATCTTTCCAAAGCTGTGGTGTTTGTGTCCTGCGGCACATCACGAAACCGTCCATAGTCTGGTGTTCAGAATGTGATGAAGGACTATGTAAAGAATGCCAGGAACACCATAGTTTGTCCAAGGCGTCGATGAATCATGGTGTGATACCTTTTACCGATTACCAAAAGTTACCGACAGATGTACAGAAGATCAGTCAATACTGTAGCAAACACAAGAAAAAGTTTCAAGTGTATTGCCAGAAACACCAATGTCCTTGCTGCACCAAATGTTGGAAAGAAAGTCACAACGAATGCAGGGATATCGTCGAATTAGATGACGTAATTCAAAATGCGAAAACATCAAATGCCCTATGCGACATAGAGGAAGCATTAGCTGAAGTAGcagaaaatatacaaaacattcgcCAGCATCAACAGGATACACTGTCGACATTGAAAGAGAAGAGAAAGGAAATTGAATCAGAAATAAAGAAGATCAGAATAAAGATCAACAACCATCTCGACAATCTACAAGAAGATTTTATGAAACAACTGTATGCGATCGAAGACAAAGAAAACTCGAAGTACTATCAGTTGGAAAGGGAGGAAAAAGAAGTAGAAGAATGTCAGAgaaatattataaatatcaaacaacaCGCAACGGATCTTCAGATGTTCCTTTCAATGAAGCAAATAGAAGAAGAGGTCTCAAGCAAAGATAAATTTCTGCGCTCATTATGCCAAGATGGGGATTTGAAGCAGCATTCCATTGTATATGAAATAAACGGAACAATTCAGAATATCATGTCTGATATCAATAGTTTTGGGGAAGTAAATATTGAAGCCAAACCTTGCAATATTGTTCTGAGCACGAAGATGACAAAACAAGCCCAGATAATGGTACCTATCGTTCAATCAAGATCCGTTGAAAACATACAGCTAAAAATAGACAAGACAATAAGCACTCAAGGAGACTTCACTCCTGGATGTTGCTTGCTGCCGGATGGAAGACTGGTGTTCACGTATTCCAAGAAAGGAACAATAAAAGTATTCAACCTTGAAGGATCAAAAGATTTTGAGATGGATATACCGTGTGGGGCGTTTGATATAGTGTACATCAGAGATAACAATACATTGGCTGTTACATCCGGTGAATCAGATAATCAGTGTATTACAATTGTAGACCTGGAAAAGAAAGAAatcaaaaaaacattttcacTGAGTTCGGATAATTATGGCATAGTATTGAAAGATAACGCATTGATTTATTCCGCTTACAACAAAGGTATACGAATGATCAATATGTTCGACGAGTCTTTAAGTGACATAGTCCGAGAGGAAACGGCCAGTAAAGGTTACACTGCAACATTTAGGGACAAAATCTATCATACAAACAGACTTACTCACACTGTTAAATGCTATAATGAAAAAGGAGAAATGCAATGGACATTTCAAAATGAAAGCGTTCTGCATAATCCTCTTGGGATTGATGTAGATAATGATGGTAATGTGTACGTGGTGGGGTACTATTCGCACAATTTAGTTGTTTTCTCACCCGATGGACAACTGCATAAAGAAGTATTAAAAAGAAGTGATGGTATTAAAAATCCTACCGCACTTCGTTATTGTGGATATAAAAAACAGTTTCTTGTTGCTAACCATCACAGAGAGGCTCGATTGTTTAGTTTTAACTGA